From the genome of Myxococcaceae bacterium JPH2, one region includes:
- a CDS encoding alpha/beta hydrolase: MQVQAEEAPGPHDRAEAVKIIADLRKVVAPEGTERTEKIRIGGIDQWVSVRSRDLRNPVLLVLHGGPGWVAMPTSWYVTHGWDEFFTVVQWDQRGAGKTYVANDPATVTPTITLERMHADAEEVAQWARTTFGKQKIFVLGHSWGSILGLTLAEKHPEWLHAYIGVGQAVDAAESERRGWAWSMEQARATKNEEAIRDLNAIAPYGVSKEPIPMKDIGLQRRWLNFFGGAAYRRLDASFEGAASALSPEYTDEDLRQMWKAEELSVEKLLPAILTADLSRVKRLKTPLLLLLGRHDRNVSATVAAEWFAGVKAPSKRLIWFEQSAHEVMAEEPGKVLLSLVRDARPFAERAGDVAPAGAK, from the coding sequence ATGCAGGTTCAGGCGGAGGAGGCGCCAGGCCCTCATGACCGAGCCGAAGCAGTCAAGATCATCGCGGACCTGCGCAAGGTCGTGGCGCCCGAGGGGACGGAGCGCACCGAGAAGATTCGCATTGGAGGCATCGACCAATGGGTCTCGGTCCGCAGTCGAGATCTGCGCAACCCCGTGCTGCTCGTCCTGCATGGTGGCCCCGGCTGGGTCGCGATGCCGACGAGCTGGTACGTCACGCATGGCTGGGATGAGTTCTTCACGGTCGTCCAGTGGGACCAGCGCGGCGCGGGCAAGACGTATGTCGCGAATGATCCCGCCACGGTCACCCCCACCATCACCCTCGAGCGGATGCACGCCGATGCCGAGGAAGTCGCCCAATGGGCACGCACGACCTTCGGCAAGCAGAAGATCTTCGTCCTGGGCCACAGCTGGGGAAGCATCCTCGGACTCACCCTCGCGGAGAAGCACCCCGAATGGCTCCACGCCTATATCGGCGTCGGACAGGCCGTTGACGCGGCGGAGAGCGAACGGCGCGGCTGGGCCTGGTCGATGGAGCAGGCGCGCGCGACGAAGAACGAAGAGGCGATCCGCGACCTCAACGCGATCGCGCCCTATGGCGTGAGCAAGGAGCCCATCCCGATGAAGGACATCGGGCTCCAGCGGCGATGGCTCAACTTCTTCGGGGGCGCCGCCTACCGGCGTCTCGATGCGAGCTTCGAGGGTGCGGCGTCGGCGCTGTCGCCCGAGTACACCGATGAGGATCTCCGCCAGATGTGGAAGGCGGAAGAGCTCTCGGTCGAGAAGCTCCTTCCCGCCATCCTGACGGCGGACCTGTCGCGCGTGAAGCGGCTGAAGACTCCGCTGCTCCTGTTGCTGGGCCGCCACGACCGCAATGTCTCGGCGACGGTTGCCGCTGAATGGTTCGCGGGCGTCAAGGCTCCGTCGAAGCGGCTCATCTGGTTCGAGCAGTCAGCGCACGAGGTGATGGCCGAGGAGCCCGGCAAGGTGCTGCTCTCCCTCGTGCGTGACGCCCGTCCCTTCGCCGAGCGCGCTGGCGATGTCGCGCCCGCTGGCGCGAAGTAG